One Pseudomonas lalucatii genomic window carries:
- a CDS encoding MFS transporter, giving the protein MPAPRLASPDRPANTTLLLLASLYCAQGLPSGLIAHSLPVLLRQHGVDLALIGLLKLLALPWLLKVLWAPWVDRLSSPRLGHHRGWILPLQGGIALVVAGLALLAPGELFGRQLPLLLGLLLLVNLAAATQDIATDGLTVRLLPERWRGLGNSLQVGGYKVGMLVSGSGLLLVYDSVGWSLSMGLLLLLLLLTLVPIWRFAERERLPFRPALAEPAGPGLLLRHYRGLLALPGMGLWLAVLLSFKLGDALGSPMIKPMLVDQGWSAAELGRLTLISSLVGIAGALLGGLLYARLGVLRALLLFGALQALGIGAMAALVQAGDNHALVYGLALFEQAADGMSTVALFAAMMRQCRAEHEGADFTLQASAQLLLGGLVGAASGLLATWLGYAGLFLAAGVLGAGVLVLLPLYFRRQRLAGA; this is encoded by the coding sequence ATGCCGGCCCCTCGCCTCGCTTCCCCGGATCGCCCCGCCAATACCACCCTGCTGTTGCTGGCCTCGCTCTATTGCGCCCAGGGCCTGCCCTCGGGGCTGATCGCCCATTCCCTGCCGGTGCTGCTGCGCCAGCACGGCGTCGACCTGGCGCTGATCGGTCTGCTCAAGCTGCTGGCCCTGCCCTGGCTGCTCAAGGTGCTGTGGGCGCCCTGGGTCGACCGCCTGTCATCGCCGCGCCTGGGCCATCACCGCGGCTGGATCCTGCCGCTGCAGGGCGGCATCGCCCTGGTCGTCGCGGGCCTGGCCCTGCTGGCGCCGGGCGAGCTGTTCGGCCGCCAGCTGCCGCTGCTGCTGGGCCTGCTGCTGCTGGTCAACCTGGCGGCGGCGACCCAGGACATCGCCACCGACGGCCTCACCGTGCGCCTGCTGCCGGAGCGCTGGCGCGGCCTGGGCAACAGCCTGCAGGTGGGCGGCTACAAGGTCGGCATGCTGGTCAGCGGCAGCGGTCTGCTGCTGGTCTACGACAGTGTCGGCTGGAGCCTGTCGATGGGCCTGTTGCTGCTGTTGCTGCTGCTCACCCTGGTGCCGATCTGGCGTTTCGCCGAACGCGAGCGCCTGCCTTTTCGCCCGGCGCTGGCCGAGCCAGCGGGTCCCGGGCTGCTGCTGCGGCACTACCGCGGCCTGCTGGCGCTGCCGGGCATGGGCCTGTGGCTGGCGGTGCTGCTGAGTTTCAAGCTGGGCGACGCCCTGGGCTCGCCGATGATCAAGCCGATGCTGGTGGACCAGGGCTGGAGCGCCGCCGAACTGGGGCGGCTGACCCTGATCAGCAGCCTGGTGGGCATCGCCGGGGCGCTGCTCGGCGGCCTGCTCTACGCGCGCCTCGGCGTGCTACGGGCGCTGCTGCTGTTCGGCGCGCTGCAGGCCCTGGGCATCGGCGCCATGGCCGCGCTGGTGCAGGCCGGCGACAACCACGCCCTGGTCTATGGCCTGGCGCTGTTCGAGCAGGCGGCCGACGGCATGTCCACGGTGGCGCTGTTCGCCGCGATGATGCGTCAGTGCCGCGCCGAGCACGAGGGCGCCGACTTCACCCTGCAGGCCTCGGCGCAGCTGCTGCTGGGCGGCCTGGTGGGGGCGGCCAGCGGCCTGCTGGCCACCTGGCTCGGCTACGCCGGGCTGTTCCTCGCCGCCGGCGTGCTGGGCGCCGGGGTGCTGGTCCTGCTGCCGCTGTACTTCCGCCGGCAGCGTCTGGCCGGGGCCTGA
- the hexR gene encoding transcriptional regulator HexR gives MNLLQHIAQSRHLLRKSELKVADYVLLDPAAVMHSSMAELAHSVGISEPTIVRFCRAIGCGGFQDLKLKLAQSLAAGASFGQFAIHEDDSVADFSLKIFDTTLHTLMEVREHLDSQALQQAIAAIAQAQRVEFYGFGASGAVAADAQHKFFRLLLTAAAYSDPHMQAMSAVTLKPSDVAICISQSGRSKDLLITANLVRESGATLITLCPSQTPLADLATVNLAIDVQEDTEIYTPLTSRIAHLVVIDVLAMGVAMARGPSLVNHLKSVKRSLRSLRLSPKSVKTVEEH, from the coding sequence GTGAATTTGTTGCAGCACATCGCCCAGTCCCGCCACCTGTTACGCAAGTCGGAGCTCAAGGTCGCCGATTACGTACTGCTCGACCCGGCAGCGGTGATGCACAGCTCCATGGCCGAGCTGGCGCACAGCGTCGGCATCAGCGAGCCGACCATCGTGCGTTTCTGCCGGGCCATCGGCTGCGGCGGCTTCCAGGACCTCAAGCTCAAGCTGGCGCAGAGCCTGGCCGCCGGCGCCAGTTTCGGCCAGTTCGCCATCCACGAGGACGACTCGGTCGCCGACTTCAGCCTGAAGATCTTCGACACCACCCTGCACACCCTGATGGAGGTGCGCGAGCACCTCGACTCCCAGGCGCTGCAGCAGGCCATCGCGGCGATCGCCCAGGCCCAGCGCGTGGAGTTCTACGGTTTCGGCGCCTCGGGCGCGGTGGCCGCCGATGCCCAGCACAAGTTCTTCCGCCTGCTGCTCACCGCCGCCGCCTATTCCGATCCGCACATGCAGGCGATGAGCGCGGTGACCCTCAAGCCCAGCGACGTGGCCATCTGCATCTCCCAGTCGGGACGCTCCAAGGACCTGCTGATCACCGCCAACCTGGTGCGCGAGTCGGGCGCCACCCTGATCACCCTGTGCCCGAGCCAGACCCCCCTGGCCGACCTGGCCACGGTCAACCTGGCCATCGACGTGCAGGAAGACACCGAGATCTACACCCCGCTGACCTCGCGCATCGCCCACCTGGTGGTGATCGACGTGCTCGCCATGGGCGTGGCCATGGCCCGCGGGCCGAGCCTGGTCAACCACCTCAAGAGCGTCAAGCGCAGCCTGCGCAGCCTGCGCCTGTCGCCCAAGTCGGTGAAGACGGTCGAGGAGCACTGA
- a CDS encoding acetyl-CoA carboxylase biotin carboxylase subunit, which produces MIKKILIANRGEIAVRIVRACAEMGIRSVAIYSDADRMALHVKRADEAHGIGADPLAGYLNPRKLVNLAVETGCDALHPGYGFLSENAELAEICAERGIKFIGPSAEVIRRMGDKTEARRSMIKAGVPVTPGTEGNVADLAEALREGERIGYPVMLKATSGGGGRGIRRCNSREELEQAYPRVISEATKAFGSAEVFLEKCIVNPKHIEAQILADSHGNTVHLYERDCSIQRRNQKLIEIAPSPQLTPEQRAYIGDLAVRAAQAVGYENAGTVEFLLAEGEVYFMEMNTRVQVEHTITEEITGLDIVREQIRIASGLPLSVKQEDIIHRGFALQFRINAEDPKNNFLPSFGKITRYYAPGGPGVRTDTAIYTGYTIPPYYDSMCLKLIVWALTWEEAMDRGLRALDDMRVQGVKTTAAYYQEILRNPEFRSGQFNTSFVESHPELTEYSIKRNPSHLAIAIATAIAAHAGL; this is translated from the coding sequence GTGATCAAGAAAATCCTGATTGCCAACCGCGGTGAGATCGCCGTGCGCATCGTGCGCGCCTGCGCCGAGATGGGCATCCGCTCGGTGGCCATCTATTCCGACGCCGACCGCATGGCCCTGCACGTCAAGCGTGCCGACGAGGCCCACGGCATCGGCGCCGACCCGCTGGCCGGCTACCTGAACCCGCGCAAGCTGGTCAACCTGGCGGTGGAGACCGGCTGCGACGCCCTGCACCCCGGCTACGGCTTCCTCTCGGAGAACGCCGAACTGGCGGAGATCTGCGCCGAGCGCGGGATCAAGTTCATCGGCCCCTCGGCCGAGGTGATCCGCCGCATGGGCGACAAGACCGAGGCCCGGCGCAGCATGATCAAGGCCGGGGTGCCGGTCACCCCGGGCACCGAAGGCAACGTCGCCGACCTCGCCGAGGCGCTGCGCGAAGGCGAGCGCATCGGCTACCCGGTGATGCTCAAGGCCACCTCCGGCGGCGGCGGCCGCGGCATCCGCCGCTGCAACAGCCGCGAGGAGCTGGAGCAGGCCTATCCGCGGGTGATCTCCGAGGCGACCAAGGCCTTCGGCTCGGCCGAGGTGTTCCTCGAGAAGTGCATCGTCAACCCCAAGCACATCGAGGCGCAGATCCTCGCCGACAGCCACGGCAACACCGTGCACCTGTACGAGCGCGACTGCTCGATCCAGCGGCGTAACCAGAAGCTCATCGAGATCGCCCCCAGCCCGCAGCTGACCCCCGAGCAGCGCGCCTATATCGGCGACCTGGCGGTGCGCGCGGCGCAGGCGGTGGGCTACGAGAATGCCGGCACCGTGGAGTTCCTGCTCGCCGAGGGCGAGGTGTACTTCATGGAGATGAATACCCGGGTGCAGGTGGAACACACCATCACCGAGGAAATCACCGGCCTGGACATCGTCCGCGAGCAGATCCGCATCGCCAGCGGCCTGCCGCTGTCGGTCAAGCAGGAAGACATCATCCACCGCGGCTTCGCCCTGCAGTTCCGCATCAACGCCGAGGACCCGAAGAACAACTTCCTGCCCAGCTTCGGCAAGATCACCCGCTACTACGCCCCCGGCGGCCCCGGCGTGCGCACCGACACGGCGATCTACACCGGTTACACCATTCCGCCCTACTACGACTCCATGTGCCTGAAGCTGATCGTCTGGGCGCTGACCTGGGAGGAGGCGATGGACCGTGGCCTGCGCGCCCTGGACGACATGCGTGTGCAGGGGGTCAAGACCACCGCGGCCTACTACCAGGAGATCCTGCGCAATCCGGAGTTCCGCAGCGGCCAGTTCAACACCAGCTTCGTCGAGAGCCACCCGGAGCTGACCGAGTACTCGATCAAGCGCAACCCGTCGCACCTGGCCATCGCCATCGCCACTGCCATTGCCGCCCACGCTGGCCTGTGA
- a CDS encoding PA3496 family putative envelope integrity protein encodes MPRYVDEAQSHAKLDAKTRRKLLDQRRMEYRRAIESYAEQRLLQQQLSDYPELIAANYLAAAHSLGRRSARPAR; translated from the coding sequence ATGCCTCGCTATGTGGATGAAGCGCAGTCGCACGCCAAGCTCGATGCCAAGACCCGCCGCAAGCTGCTGGACCAGCGGCGCATGGAATACCGCCGCGCCATCGAGAGCTACGCCGAGCAGCGCCTGCTGCAGCAGCAGCTGTCCGACTATCCCGAGCTGATCGCCGCTAATTACCTGGCGGCGGCCCATTCCCTGGGCCGGCGAAGCGCTCGGCCAGCTCGCTGA
- the glsB gene encoding glutaminase B, whose translation MQDLLNEILDEVRPLIGQGKVADYIPALAGVEPNQLGIAVYGNDGELHVAGDARTAFSIQSISKVFSLVQAIGHSGEAIWQRLGHEPSGQPFNSLVQLEFERGRPRNPFINAGALVICDINQSRFAAPALSMRDFVRRLAGNPELVIDTRVAESEYQHRARNAAMAYLMQAFGNFHNDVEAVLRSYFSHCALRMSCVDLARAFSFLANDGYCPHSGEQLLSARQAKQVNAIMATSGLYDEAGNFAYRVGLPGKSGVGGGIVAVVPGRFSVCVWSPELNAAGNSLAGMAALELLSQRIGWSVF comes from the coding sequence ATGCAAGACCTGTTGAACGAGATACTCGACGAAGTCCGGCCGCTGATCGGCCAGGGCAAGGTGGCCGACTACATCCCCGCCCTGGCCGGCGTCGAACCCAACCAGCTGGGCATCGCCGTGTACGGCAACGACGGCGAGCTGCATGTGGCCGGCGATGCGCGCACGGCCTTCTCGATCCAGAGCATCTCCAAGGTGTTCAGCCTGGTCCAGGCCATCGGCCATTCCGGCGAGGCGATCTGGCAGCGCCTGGGCCACGAGCCGTCCGGGCAGCCGTTCAACTCCCTGGTGCAGCTGGAATTCGAGCGCGGCCGACCGCGCAACCCCTTCATCAACGCCGGCGCCCTGGTGATCTGCGACATCAACCAGTCGCGCTTCGCCGCCCCGGCGCTGTCGATGCGCGACTTCGTCCGCCGCCTGGCCGGTAACCCGGAGCTGGTGATCGACACCAGGGTGGCCGAGTCGGAATACCAGCACCGCGCCCGCAACGCCGCCATGGCCTACCTGATGCAGGCCTTCGGCAACTTCCACAACGATGTCGAGGCGGTGCTGCGCAGCTACTTCAGCCACTGCGCCCTGCGCATGAGCTGCGTCGACCTGGCGCGGGCCTTTTCCTTCCTGGCCAACGACGGCTATTGCCCGCACAGCGGCGAGCAGCTGCTCAGCGCCCGCCAGGCCAAGCAGGTCAACGCCATCATGGCCACCAGCGGGCTGTACGACGAGGCCGGCAACTTCGCCTACCGGGTCGGCCTGCCGGGCAAGAGTGGGGTCGGCGGCGGCATAGTGGCGGTGGTGCCGGGGCGCTTCAGCGTCTGCGTCTGGTCGCCGGAGCTGAACGCCGCCGGCAACTCCCTGGCCGGCATGGCGGCGCTGGAGCTGCTCAGCCAGCGCATCGGCTGGTCGGTGTTCTAG
- the zwf gene encoding glucose-6-phosphate dehydrogenase: MTAGPARPNRVGVPALSISCDMLVFGGTGDLALHKLLPALYHLHRDGRLHADMRILALARSPHSRAAYQALAERRCRAQVARADFDEASWHGFAARLDYFAMDAGQSADFGRLAKHLGDAAERVRVYYLATAPDLFEDIAAHLQIAGLAGPKARIVLEKPIGHSLASAQAINAAIGAVFDESRVFRIDHYLGKETVQNLMALRFANALFEPVWRAGHIDHVQISVCETLGVENRGGYYDQAGAMRDMVQNHLLQLLCLVAMEAPVRFDAEAVRNEKVKILEALKPLSGLDVQDKTVRGQYTAGKIGGQEVPAYYFEKHVDNDSDSETFVAIQVEIDNWRWAGVPFYLRTGKRMARKASEILIQFKPVPHRLFGDGEANRLLIRLQPEERISLQLMAKNPGKGMRLKPVELDLNLAHAFSTQRRWDAYERLLLDVIEGDSTLFMRRDEVEAAWEWIDPIIQGWHQHYQSPRPYPAGSNGPEQSQNLLERHGRRWAD; the protein is encoded by the coding sequence ATGACTGCCGGCCCCGCACGGCCAAACCGAGTCGGAGTTCCTGCTTTGAGCATTTCCTGTGACATGCTGGTCTTTGGCGGCACCGGCGACCTCGCCCTGCACAAGCTGCTGCCCGCGCTCTACCACCTGCACCGCGACGGCCGCCTGCACGCCGACATGCGCATCCTCGCCCTGGCCCGCAGCCCACACAGCCGCGCCGCCTATCAGGCCCTCGCCGAACGCCGCTGCCGCGCCCAGGTGGCCCGCGCCGACTTCGACGAGGCCAGTTGGCATGGCTTCGCCGCGCGCCTCGACTACTTCGCCATGGACGCCGGCCAGAGCGCCGACTTCGGCCGCCTGGCCAAGCACCTGGGCGACGCCGCCGAGCGCGTGCGGGTCTACTACCTGGCCACCGCGCCGGACCTGTTCGAGGACATCGCCGCCCACCTGCAGATCGCCGGCCTGGCCGGGCCCAAGGCGCGCATCGTGCTGGAGAAGCCGATCGGCCACTCGCTGGCCTCGGCCCAGGCGATCAACGCGGCGATCGGCGCGGTGTTCGACGAGTCGCGGGTGTTCCGCATCGACCACTACCTGGGCAAGGAGACCGTGCAGAACCTGATGGCGCTGCGCTTCGCCAACGCGCTGTTCGAGCCGGTGTGGCGCGCCGGGCACATCGACCACGTGCAGATCAGCGTGTGCGAGACCCTCGGCGTGGAGAACCGCGGCGGGTACTACGACCAGGCCGGGGCGATGCGCGACATGGTGCAGAACCACCTGTTGCAGCTGCTCTGCCTGGTGGCCATGGAGGCGCCGGTGCGCTTCGACGCCGAGGCGGTGCGCAACGAGAAGGTGAAGATCCTCGAGGCGCTCAAGCCGCTGTCCGGCCTCGACGTGCAGGACAAGACCGTGCGCGGCCAGTACACCGCCGGCAAGATCGGCGGCCAGGAGGTGCCGGCCTACTACTTCGAGAAGCACGTGGACAACGACAGCGACAGCGAGACCTTCGTCGCCATCCAGGTGGAGATCGACAACTGGCGCTGGGCCGGCGTGCCCTTCTACCTGCGCACCGGCAAGCGCATGGCGCGCAAGGCCTCGGAGATCCTCATCCAGTTCAAGCCGGTGCCGCACCGCCTGTTCGGCGACGGCGAGGCCAACCGCCTGCTGATCCGCCTGCAGCCGGAGGAGCGCATCAGCCTGCAGCTGATGGCCAAGAACCCGGGCAAGGGCATGCGCCTGAAACCGGTGGAACTGGACCTCAACCTGGCCCACGCCTTCAGCACGCAGCGCCGCTGGGACGCCTACGAGCGCCTGTTGCTGGACGTGATCGAGGGCGACTCGACGCTGTTCATGCGCCGCGACGAGGTGGAGGCCGCCTGGGAGTGGATCGACCCGATCATCCAGGGCTGGCACCAGCACTACCAGAGCCCGCGCCCCTACCCGGCCGGCAGCAACGGCCCGGAGCAGTCGCAGAATCTGCTGGAGCGCCACGGCCGGCGGTGGGCGGACTGA
- a CDS encoding DUF3240 family protein: MNASTRTLLTVICEAALEKKLVADLEHLGAPGWTITDARGRGGHGVRSAGWDTEGNIRVEIICARELAEQLAEHLQQHYYADYAMICYLATVEVLRPQKF, from the coding sequence ATGAACGCATCGACCCGTACCCTGCTCACCGTGATCTGCGAGGCGGCCCTGGAGAAGAAGCTGGTGGCCGACCTGGAGCACCTCGGCGCCCCCGGCTGGACCATCACCGATGCCCGCGGCCGCGGTGGCCACGGCGTGCGCAGCGCCGGCTGGGACACCGAGGGCAATATCCGCGTGGAGATCATCTGCGCCCGCGAGCTGGCCGAGCAGCTGGCCGAGCACCTGCAACAACACTACTACGCCGACTACGCGATGATCTGCTACCTGGCCACGGTCGAGGTGTTGCGCCCGCAGAAATTCTGA
- a CDS encoding sodium-dependent bicarbonate transport family permease produces the protein MGIDPVVLFFVFGLAAGLLKSELKLPPALYETLSIILLLAIGLHGGVELVEHASATLLLQALLVLGLGVFLPLLAFTLLRGLRFDRINAAAVAAHYGSVSAGTFAVVVAYMVSRDIAFESYMPLFVAILEIPAILVGIVLAKGISRDTHWGELGREIFLGKSIMLLLGGLIIGAVAGKEAIKPLEPLYTSMFKPVLAFFLLEMGLIASGQLGSLKQFGLRLVSFALLMPLIGALIGALLARFMGLSLGGTAMLATLAASASYIAVPAALRLALPQANPSLSLTASLGITFPFNILIGIPLYHGLAERLIAWGL, from the coding sequence ATGGGCATCGATCCCGTAGTGTTGTTCTTCGTCTTCGGCCTGGCCGCCGGCCTGCTGAAGAGCGAGCTGAAGCTGCCGCCGGCGCTGTACGAGACGCTGTCGATCATCCTGCTGCTGGCCATCGGCCTGCACGGCGGCGTGGAACTGGTGGAGCACGCCAGTGCGACCTTGTTGCTGCAGGCGCTGCTGGTGCTGGGCCTGGGCGTCTTCCTGCCGTTGCTGGCCTTCACCCTGCTGCGCGGCCTGCGCTTCGACCGCATCAATGCGGCGGCGGTGGCGGCGCACTACGGTTCGGTCAGCGCCGGTACCTTCGCCGTGGTGGTCGCCTACATGGTCTCCCGCGACATCGCCTTCGAGAGCTACATGCCCCTGTTCGTGGCCATCCTGGAGATCCCGGCGATCCTGGTCGGCATCGTCCTGGCCAAGGGCATCAGCCGCGACACCCACTGGGGCGAACTGGGCCGGGAGATCTTCCTCGGCAAGAGCATCATGCTGCTGCTCGGCGGCCTGATCATCGGCGCGGTGGCCGGCAAGGAGGCGATCAAGCCGCTGGAGCCTTTGTATACCAGCATGTTCAAGCCGGTGCTGGCGTTCTTCCTGCTGGAAATGGGCCTGATCGCCTCCGGTCAGCTCGGTTCGCTGAAGCAGTTCGGCCTGCGCCTGGTGAGCTTCGCCCTGCTGATGCCGCTGATCGGCGCGCTGATCGGCGCCCTGCTGGCGCGCTTCATGGGCCTGTCGCTGGGCGGCACGGCCATGCTCGCCACCCTGGCGGCCAGCGCCTCCTACATCGCCGTGCCGGCGGCCCTGCGCCTGGCGTTGCCCCAGGCCAACCCCTCGCTGTCCTTGACCGCGTCCTTGGGGATCACCTTCCCCTTCAACATCCTGATCGGCATTCCGCTCTACCACGGCTTGGCCGAACGACTCATCGCCTGGGGGCTCTGA
- a CDS encoding LysR family transcriptional regulator, with translation MRMTLRQLQVFRSVCQQRSYSRAAEEMSLTQPAVSLQIRQLEELLGQPLFDYVGKKLHLTDAAEALQRASADIFGRLESLDMQLADLQGSLQGQLSLAVESSAKYFVPHLFAEFRREYPEVSLQLVVVNHAQALKRLSANRDDLLIMSLVPSDMALEFLPFLNNPIVAVAAPDHPLCARQQLSLQDLSAWPLLVREPGSGTRRACEEYCHQKRAHFAQTLEVGSTEGQAEGVIAGLGLALLPRHAVRRELAQGVLRELPVTELPLLRSWCVVHPRGKYLSPVAQAFFAFVRQRRSQISELAERFAGPGNGPPPGN, from the coding sequence ATGCGCATGACATTGCGCCAACTCCAGGTGTTCCGCTCGGTGTGCCAGCAGCGCTCCTACAGCCGCGCCGCGGAGGAGATGTCGCTGACCCAGCCAGCCGTCAGCCTGCAGATTCGTCAGCTGGAGGAACTGCTCGGCCAGCCGTTGTTCGACTATGTCGGCAAGAAGCTGCACCTGACCGACGCCGCCGAGGCCCTGCAACGGGCCAGCGCCGACATCTTCGGCCGCCTGGAGAGCCTCGACATGCAGCTGGCCGACCTGCAGGGCTCGCTGCAGGGGCAGCTGAGCCTGGCCGTGGAGTCCAGCGCCAAGTACTTCGTTCCCCACCTGTTCGCCGAATTTCGCCGGGAATACCCCGAGGTCAGCCTGCAGCTGGTGGTGGTCAATCACGCCCAGGCGCTCAAGCGCCTGAGCGCCAACCGCGACGACCTGCTGATCATGTCCCTGGTGCCCTCGGACATGGCCCTGGAATTCCTGCCTTTCCTCAACAACCCCATAGTCGCCGTGGCGGCGCCCGACCATCCGCTGTGCGCCCGCCAGCAGCTGAGCCTGCAGGACCTGAGCGCCTGGCCGCTGCTGGTGCGTGAGCCCGGCTCGGGTACGCGCCGGGCCTGCGAGGAGTACTGCCACCAGAAGCGCGCGCACTTCGCCCAGACCCTGGAGGTGGGCTCCACCGAGGGTCAGGCGGAAGGGGTGATCGCCGGCCTGGGCCTGGCCCTGCTGCCGCGTCATGCGGTGCGCCGCGAACTGGCCCAGGGGGTGCTGCGCGAGCTGCCGGTGACCGAGCTGCCGCTGCTGCGCAGCTGGTGTGTGGTGCACCCGCGGGGCAAGTACCTGTCGCCGGTGGCCCAGGCCTTCTTCGCCTTCGTGCGCCAGCGGCGCAGCCAGATCAGCGAGCTGGCCGAGCGCTTCGCCGGCCCAGGGAATGGGCCGCCGCCAGGTAATTAG
- the oadA gene encoding sodium-extruding oxaloacetate decarboxylase subunit alpha yields MSKKITVTDTILRDAHQSLLATRMRTEDMLPICDKLDRVGYWSLEVWGGATFDACIRFLKEDPWERLRQLKAALPNTRLQMLLRGQNLLGYRHYSDDVVKAFVAKAAVNGIDVFRIFDAMNDVRNLRVAIEATKAAGKHAQGTLAYTVSPVHTVEAFVKQAKAMQAMGIDSVAIKDMAGLLTPYAAYDLVKALKEEVDLPVFVHSHDTAGLGAMCQLKAIEAGADHIDTAISSFAWGTSHPGTESMVAALKGSAYDTGLDLELLQEIGLYFYAVRKKYHQFESEFTAVDTRVQVNQVPGGMMSNLANQLKEQGALDRINEVFAEIPRVREDLGFPPLVTPTSQIVGTQAVFNVLAGERYKTITNEVKLYLQGRYGLAPGEINEQLRKQAIGSEEVIDVRPADLLKPEMVKLRGEIGALAKSEEDVLTYAMFPDIGRKFLEEREAGTLTPEALLPIPEAGGARPAGGEGVPTEFVVDVHGESYRVDITGVGVKGDGKRHFYLSIDGMPEEVVFEPLNEFVGAAGGKRKAAAAPGDVSTSMPGNIVDVLVKEGDAVKAGQAVLITEAMKMETEVQAPIAGTVKAVHVAKGDRVNPDEVLIEIE; encoded by the coding sequence ATGTCTAAGAAGATCACCGTCACCGACACCATCCTGCGCGACGCCCACCAGTCGCTGCTGGCCACGCGCATGCGCACCGAAGACATGCTGCCGATCTGCGACAAGCTCGACCGGGTCGGCTACTGGTCCCTGGAAGTCTGGGGCGGCGCCACCTTCGACGCCTGCATCCGCTTCCTCAAGGAGGACCCCTGGGAGCGCCTGCGCCAGCTCAAGGCGGCACTGCCCAACACCCGCCTGCAGATGCTCCTGCGTGGACAGAACCTGCTCGGCTACCGCCACTACAGCGACGACGTGGTCAAGGCCTTCGTGGCCAAGGCGGCGGTCAACGGCATCGACGTGTTCCGCATCTTCGACGCCATGAACGACGTGCGTAACCTGCGCGTGGCCATCGAGGCGACCAAGGCCGCCGGCAAGCACGCCCAGGGCACCCTGGCCTACACCGTCAGCCCGGTGCACACGGTCGAGGCGTTCGTCAAACAGGCCAAGGCCATGCAGGCCATGGGCATCGACTCTGTGGCGATCAAGGACATGGCCGGCCTGCTCACCCCGTACGCGGCCTACGACCTGGTCAAGGCGCTGAAGGAAGAGGTCGACCTGCCGGTGTTCGTCCACAGCCACGACACCGCCGGGCTCGGCGCCATGTGCCAGCTCAAGGCCATCGAGGCCGGCGCCGACCATATCGACACGGCCATCTCCAGTTTCGCCTGGGGCACCAGCCACCCGGGCACCGAGTCGATGGTCGCCGCCCTCAAGGGCAGCGCGTACGACACCGGCCTGGACCTGGAGCTGCTGCAGGAGATCGGCCTGTACTTCTACGCGGTGCGCAAGAAGTACCACCAGTTCGAGAGCGAGTTCACCGCCGTGGATACCCGCGTGCAGGTCAACCAGGTGCCGGGCGGGATGATGTCCAACCTGGCCAACCAGCTCAAGGAGCAGGGCGCCCTGGACCGCATCAACGAGGTGTTCGCGGAAATCCCGCGGGTGCGCGAGGACCTCGGCTTCCCGCCGCTGGTCACCCCGACCTCGCAGATAGTCGGCACCCAGGCGGTGTTCAACGTGCTCGCCGGCGAGCGCTACAAGACCATCACCAACGAGGTGAAGCTCTACCTGCAGGGCCGCTACGGCCTGGCCCCGGGCGAGATCAACGAGCAGCTGCGCAAGCAGGCGATCGGCAGCGAGGAAGTGATCGACGTGCGCCCGGCCGACCTGCTCAAGCCGGAGATGGTCAAGCTGCGCGGCGAGATCGGCGCCCTGGCCAAGTCCGAGGAGGACGTGCTGACCTACGCCATGTTCCCCGACATCGGCCGCAAGTTCCTCGAGGAGCGCGAGGCCGGCACCCTGACCCCCGAGGCGCTGCTGCCGATTCCCGAGGCCGGCGGCGCCAGACCGGCGGGCGGCGAGGGCGTGCCCACCGAGTTCGTGGTCGACGTGCACGGCGAGAGCTACCGGGTCGACATCACCGGCGTCGGCGTCAAGGGCGACGGCAAGCGTCACTTCTACCTGTCCATCGACGGCATGCCGGAAGAGGTGGTGTTCGAGCCACTCAACGAGTTCGTCGGCGCCGCCGGCGGCAAGCGCAAGGCCGCCGCGGCGCCGGGTGACGTCAGCACCAGCATGCCGGGCAACATCGTCGATGTGCTGGTCAAGGAAGGCGACGCGGTCAAGGCCGGCCAGGCGGTGCTGATCACCGAGGCGATGAAGATGGAGACCGAGGTGCAGGCGCCGATCGCCGGCACGGTCAAGGCCGTGCATGTGGCCAAGGGCGACCGGGTCAACCCGGACGAAGTGCTGATCGAGATCGAATGA